Genomic DNA from Thermobifida alba:
GAACACTGCGTGTCCAGAGTCTGTCAGGTCTCCGGAACGGGCGGCGGACCGTGCCGAGCTGACACACTCCGCCCCGTCGGCGTGCGTCCCGGACCACCGGACACCAGAATGGCCGCGGCCCGTGCCGCGACGAAGGGGGTTTCCCGAATGGCAGTGCTCCTCCCGATCGGTCGACGGCGGCTCCGGCGGTACGCGCGTCTCCGCGAGATCGAGCGCATGGACCCGGAGCGGTCGTACAGCGACATCTGGCTGCTCGACATGGCCTACGAGTTCCCCTGGGACATGCAGCTGTCCGGCAGCATCAGCTTCTACTACAGCATCGCCCCGCCGAGCATCGCGCGCCTGCTGGTGCGCACGGGGGAACTGACGGAGAACACCGCCAAGCGGATGGACGACACGTCGATCCTCATGTGGGAGACGTTCCGGAACGGTTTCACCAGCCCCCGGGGGCGGGCGGCGGTCCGCCAGATGAACCGCATCCACCGCAACGCGGTCAAGCAGGTCAACAGCGGCGGTGAGCAGTGGCGCATCACCAACGAGGAGTACCTGTTCGTCCTGGCCACCACCATGGTCACCACTCTGCGGGGAGTGGAGCGGTACGGCTGGCGCCCGCTCAGCGACCACGAGCGCACCGCCGCCTTCCGGCACTTCCGCGAGATGGGCGAGCTCATGGGGCTGAAGGACATCCCCGACTCCTACGACGAGTTCGTGCGTTTCCACGACTCCTTCGTCGCCGCCGAATTCGCCTACACCCCCGAGGCGGCGAAGCTGTGGCGGGCGACCCGCTTCATGATCGTCGACGTCCTGACCGGTTGGCTGCCGCCCCTCCTGGTCCCCGCGGGCCGCGCGGTCGCCGAGGCGCTGCTGCCCGCCCTGGTCGGCCCGGACCTGCGCCGGGCTTTCGGCCTCCGCGACCCCTCCCCCGTGCTCGTCCGCGCGGTGGACCTGGCGCTGCGGCTACGGGCCGGCTACGTGCGGGCGCTGCTGCCGCCGCGCCGCGAGTCCGCGATGCCCGACACCGTTCCCACCGAGCAGTTCCCCGACGGGGACTACGAGATCTCCGAGGTGGGACCGGACCACTCCGTCAGTCGCCGCCCCTGACAGCGGGACGGCCTCGCCCAGGCGAGACCCGCCTCCGGTCCCGCCCTCCTTCCCCGCTCGAACTCCGCGGCGAACGCCTGCTCCCCCAGGGCCGCACGCGCCCTCCCCGCGGCCCGCTCGACGTCGCCGCGTTCGGCCGGCGGCAGCGGGGCCGCCACCGAGTCCCTGGCAGCGGCGGCGGCTCCCAGCAGGCGGGCCGCGAGGACGGCGTCCCCCGCAAGCGCCCTCGCCCCCGCGACCCCCTCCAGTCCGAGGGCGACCGCGCGGGGGTCGCCGGTGGCCTCCGCAGCGGCGAGCCCCGCGGTGTGCGACTCCAGAGCGGCCGCGGCGTCACCGCGCTGTTCGGCGAGGAACCCGAGTTCGGCGAAGCCCAGCGCCACGGCCGCGGGCCCCTCCCCGCGACGGGACCGTTCGAGCCAGTTCCGCAGGTACGTCTCGGCCTCCTCGAACCGTCCCTCGCGCCGTGCTCCCAGGCCGAGGCCGAGTTCGGCGAACGACTCCCCGAACCGGTCCCCCTGCTCCGCCGCGACGCGCCTGGCCCGCAGGTGGAACTCTTCGGCCCGGCGGAACTCGCCGTTGAGCACGGCGATACGCCCCAGGCCGGACAGCCGGTAGGACACCTCCGTCCACAGGCCGATCTCCTCGGCGACGCGCAGTCCGTCCCGGTGCAGGCGTGCGGCCCGCCCGTAGTCCCCGGCGACCTCGGCCAGCAGTGCCAGGACCGGCATGGCCTGCAACTGGCCCCAGCGGTCGCCGAGGTCGCGGAACAGCTCCAGGCTGCGCCCGCCGTCGGCCTCGCACCGCCCCAGGTCGCCCCGGGCCTGCTCCTGCCACGCCCTGGTGCTCAACGCCGCGGCCGTCCCCCACCGGTCGCCCCTCATGCGGAAGACCGTCAACGCCCGCCGGACGAGCCGCTCGCTCTCGCTCAGCGCACCGAACCCCAGCAGCGCCATCCCGACGAACCACTCGGCCCGGGCCGACTCCTCCGGGTCGTCGAACCGTCCGCGCGCGTCGAGCACGGCCCGCAGCGCCCCGGTCGGGTCGACCGGCTCCTGCGTCATGAGGTCCACACCGAGCAGCCAGATCTCGGCTTCGGCCCGGGCCGTGGGGGAGCCCCCGGGGAGGTCCAGGGCCGTGGCCAGGGAGCGGCGCGCCTCCCCGAGGCGGCCCCGGAGGTAGCGGTACCACACCAGCGCGCTCGCCATGCGCACGGCGAGGTCGGCGTCTCCCCGGCGCACAGCGGCGTCGAACGACGAACGCAGGTTCGCGTTCTCGGCGTCGAGGCGGCGCAGCCACCTCCTCTGGTCCCGGCCGCGGAGCAGGGCATCGGCCCGTTCGGCCAGGGCGGCGTAGTAGCGGGTGTGCCGCTCCCGCACGGTGCCGGCCTCCCCGGCCTGCTCCAACCGCTCGGCGCAGTAGGCCGCCACCGACTCCAGCAGCCGGTAGCGGAGGCCGTCCGGGCCGTCCGCGACCGCCACCAGCGACTGGTCGACCAGCCGTGCCAGCAGGTCCGCGACGTCGGCGGCGGCGATGCCGTCCCCCGAGCACACCGCCTCGGCCGCTTCCAGGGTGCAGCCGTCCGCGTGGACCGCGAGGCGGCGCAGCACCGTGCGTTCGGGGTCGGTGAGCAGGTCCCAGCTCCAGTCGATCACCGCCCGCAGGGTCCGCTGCCGCTGCGGCACCCCCCGCCTTCCGGTGGTGAGCAGCCGGAACCGGTCGCCGAGGCGGTCCGCCAGCTCGTGGACGCCCAACGCGCGTACCCGGGTGGCGGCCAGCTCCAGAGCCAGGGGGAGCCCGTCCAGTCTCCGGCAGATCGCCGCGACCGCCGGCGCGGTCCACTCGTCGAGGGTGAAGTTCGGCGCCGCGGCGGCGGCCCTGGCCGCGAAGAGCCGCACCGCACTCGACCGGCGGACGGCGGCCCCGTCCCCGGTCTCGGCGGGATCGGGGAGCTCCAGCGGCGGCACCTCGTACACCCGCTCGCCGGACAGGCCCAGCGCCTCGCGGCTGGTGGCCAGGAAGCACACCTGCGGCGCCGCCCCCAGCAGCCGCTCCACCAGGGCTGCCGCCGGTTCGACCACGTGCTCGCAGTTGTCCAGCACCAGGAGCGCCCGTCTGCCCCGTACGGCGTCCGCCAACCGGTCGGCCGGCGTGGCGTCGCGCTCCGCGAGGCGTCCGTCGGCGGTGTCACGGACCCCGATCACCGCGGCCACCGCCTCGGCCACCCGCGCCGCGGAGCCCGCCGCGTCGGCTCCGCGGATCGGCCGCAGTCCGCCCAGCTCGACCAGCCACGCTCCGTCGGGGAAGTCGTCCTTCACCCGGGCGGCCAGCTCCGTGGCCAGCCGGGTCTTGCCCACTCCTCCCGGTCCGGTGAGCGTCACCAGTCGGCCCCCGCGCAGCAGGGCGCCCACCTCGTCGATCTGCCGCTCCCGCCCCACCAGGTCGGTGACCGGAGCCGGCAGGTTCGTCCGGGGGCGCGGCACCGCCGGGACGGCGGGGGTATCGGCCTCCAGCCCGGGGTCCTGCCGCAGGATCGCCCGGTGCAGCGCGACCAGTTCCGGCCGCGGGTCCAGTCCCAGTTCCTCGGCGAGGAGGAGACGCAGCTGCTCGAAGCTCTCCAGGGCCTCGCGTTGCCGTCCGCTCCGGTACAGGGCACGCATGTGCGCCGCGCGCAGCCGTTCCCGGAACGGGTGGCGGTCCACCAGGTCGCGGAGTTCGTCGACGAGCAGGTGGTGCTCGCCGAGCGCGAGCCGGGTCTCGGCCTGCTCCTCCAGCGCCGCGAGCCGCTGTTCCTGCCAGCGGGTGACGGCCGGGCGTGCGAACTCCCGGTCGGCGAAGTCCGCCAGCGCCTCCCCCCGCCACAGGGAGAGCGCGTCGACCAGCAGCGTTCCCCTGGTCCGCGGGTCGGCGCTGCGGCGGGCCCGGTCCAGCAGCTCGCCGAACCGGAAGGCGTCCACGTCGTCGGCTTCGAGGAGGAGCTGGTAGCCGGACGGGCGGAGCACCAACCGGTTCCGTCCTCCCGGCTCGGCCCGCTCCAGGACCCCGCGCAGCTGCGAGATCTTGGCGCGCAGGACGCGGACGGGGTTGGCGGGAAGGCCGCCGTCGCCCCACAGGTCGTCGATGAGCCGGTCGGCGGACACCGGCCGGCCCTCGTTCACCAGCAGGTCGGCGAGGAGCGCACGCACTTTCACCTCGGGAACCCTGACCGTCTCCCCGTCGGTGCTCCACACCTCCAGCGGACCGAGTACCCCGAAGCGCATGCTCCCACCGTAACGCAGCGTCGCCGGGCGCCTCCGACCGCGCCGACCGCTCCGGAGCCCGTCCGGAACTTTTCCGGAACCCCTGTCGCGCATGCTCGTCGCGTCCGGCCCGAAACGACGGGAGGGGACGGAGATCTCTCATGGCCGAGCAGCGTCTCCGTGTGGTGGTCATCATCGGCAGCATCCGCGAGGGGCGCTTCGGCCCGACCGCCGCGGAGTGGTTCGCCTCCTTGGCGAGGCAGCGCGACGACATCGAGGTGGACGTCATCGACCTGGCTCAGGCGTGGCTTCCCGAGGTGCTCCCGGAGGACCACGGGCACCGGCCGAAAGCCGTGCGCGACCTGGCTCCGTGGCTGGCCGCGGCCGACGCGTTCGTCGTGGTCACTCCCGAGTACAACCACAGTTTCCCCGCCTCCCTGAAGAACGCCATCGACTGGTTCTACAGCGAGTGGCACGCCAAGCCCGTCGGTTTCGTCTCCTACGGAGGCAGGACCGGCGGGATGCACGCCGTCGAGCAGCTCCGACTGGTCTTCACCGAAGTCGAGGCGGTGACCGTCCGCGCCGCCGTCAGTCTGCGCAACTACTGGGAGCAGCTCGACGGCGACGGGAAACTCGTCGGCCACGAGGACCTCGACTCCGCGGCCCGGACCATGCTCGACCGGCTCGTGTGGTGGGCCGAGGCGCTGCGGGCCCACCGCACCATCCGTCCCTACGGCACCTGACTCCGACAACACCTGGGAAGGAACCCCACCCATGTCCACAGGAGACAACACCTCTCCGCCTCCGAAGGCCGGGGCCAGGGAGTGGATCGGGCTGGCCGTCCTGGCCCTGCCCACCGTGCTGCTGGCGCTCGACTTCACCGTGCTGCACCTGGCCCTCCCCCACCTGGCCGAGGACCTGCGGCCGAGCAACACCCAACAGTTGTGGATCCTCGACATCTACGGGTTCATGATCGCCGGGTTCCTCATCACGATGGGGACCCTGGGCGACCGCATCGGCCGCAGGCGGCTGCTGATGATCGGCGCCATGGCGTTCGGCGCGGCCTCGGTCGCGGCCGCCTACGCGCCCACCGCCGAAACGCTGATCGTGGCCAGGGCGCTGCTGGGCATCGCCGGGGCGACGCTGATGCCGTCCACGCTCTCGCTGATCAGCAACATGTTCCACGACCCCAAACAGCGCGGCTTCGCCATCGCGGTCTGGCTGAGCTGCTTCTCGGCGGGTGGAGCGGTGGGCCCGATGATCGGCGGCGTGATGCTGCAGTGGTTCTGGTGGGGGTCGGTGTTCCTCATGGGAGTGCCGGTCATGCTCCTGCTGCTGGTGCTGGGACCGCTCCTGCTGCCCGAGTACCGCGCCCCGGAAGCGGGGCGGCTGGACCTGGTCAGCGTGGCGCTGTCGCTGGCCGCCCTGCTGCCGGTCATCTACGGGCTCAAGGAGATCGCCGACGTCGGCTGGGCGCCGGTTCCGATGGTCGCGATCGCGGGCGGGGTCTTCTTCGGCTGGCTGTTCGTCCGCCGGCAGCGCAGGCTCGACGATCCGCTGATGGACCTGCAGCTGTTCCGCAACCGCGCGTTCAGCGGCGCACTGATCGGCATGCTGCTGGGCATCCTGACCCTGGGTGCGTTCGTGCTGCTGTTCGCGCAGTACCTGCAGCTCGTCCTGGACCTGTCGTCGGTGCAGGCCGGCCTGTGGATGATGCCGTACGCGGTGGCGAACGTCGCCGGAGCGATGGTGGCCCCTGCCCTGGCCGCCAGGATGCCCGCCCCCTACGCGATCGCGGGCGGTCTGCTGCTGTCCGCGCTCGGTTACGTGATGTTCGGCCAGGCGGACGCCGCCTCGGGAGGACTCACCTGGGCCGTGGTCGGCAGCCTCCTGGTGACCTTCGGGCTGAGCCCGCTGATGGTGCTGACCATCGACCTGATCGTCGCCTCGGCCCCCCGGGAGAAGAGCGGTGCGGCCTCGTCGATGTCGGAGACCTGCAGCGAGATG
This window encodes:
- a CDS encoding BTAD domain-containing putative transcriptional regulator, with protein sequence MRFGVLGPLEVWSTDGETVRVPEVKVRALLADLLVNEGRPVSADRLIDDLWGDGGLPANPVRVLRAKISQLRGVLERAEPGGRNRLVLRPSGYQLLLEADDVDAFRFGELLDRARRSADPRTRGTLLVDALSLWRGEALADFADREFARPAVTRWQEQRLAALEEQAETRLALGEHHLLVDELRDLVDRHPFRERLRAAHMRALYRSGRQREALESFEQLRLLLAEELGLDPRPELVALHRAILRQDPGLEADTPAVPAVPRPRTNLPAPVTDLVGRERQIDEVGALLRGGRLVTLTGPGGVGKTRLATELAARVKDDFPDGAWLVELGGLRPIRGADAAGSAARVAEAVAAVIGVRDTADGRLAERDATPADRLADAVRGRRALLVLDNCEHVVEPAAALVERLLGAAPQVCFLATSREALGLSGERVYEVPPLELPDPAETGDGAAVRRSSAVRLFAARAAAAAPNFTLDEWTAPAVAAICRRLDGLPLALELAATRVRALGVHELADRLGDRFRLLTTGRRGVPQRQRTLRAVIDWSWDLLTDPERTVLRRLAVHADGCTLEAAEAVCSGDGIAAADVADLLARLVDQSLVAVADGPDGLRYRLLESVAAYCAERLEQAGEAGTVRERHTRYYAALAERADALLRGRDQRRWLRRLDAENANLRSSFDAAVRRGDADLAVRMASALVWYRYLRGRLGEARRSLATALDLPGGSPTARAEAEIWLLGVDLMTQEPVDPTGALRAVLDARGRFDDPEESARAEWFVGMALLGFGALSESERLVRRALTVFRMRGDRWGTAAALSTRAWQEQARGDLGRCEADGGRSLELFRDLGDRWGQLQAMPVLALLAEVAGDYGRAARLHRDGLRVAEEIGLWTEVSYRLSGLGRIAVLNGEFRRAEEFHLRARRVAAEQGDRFGESFAELGLGLGARREGRFEEAETYLRNWLERSRRGEGPAAVALGFAELGFLAEQRGDAAAALESHTAGLAAAEATGDPRAVALGLEGVAGARALAGDAVLAARLLGAAAAARDSVAAPLPPAERGDVERAAGRARAALGEQAFAAEFERGRRAGPEAGLAWARPSRCQGRRLTEWSGPTSEIS
- a CDS encoding oxygenase MpaB family protein, whose product is MAVLLPIGRRRLRRYARLREIERMDPERSYSDIWLLDMAYEFPWDMQLSGSISFYYSIAPPSIARLLVRTGELTENTAKRMDDTSILMWETFRNGFTSPRGRAAVRQMNRIHRNAVKQVNSGGEQWRITNEEYLFVLATTMVTTLRGVERYGWRPLSDHERTAAFRHFREMGELMGLKDIPDSYDEFVRFHDSFVAAEFAYTPEAAKLWRATRFMIVDVLTGWLPPLLVPAGRAVAEALLPALVGPDLRRAFGLRDPSPVLVRAVDLALRLRAGYVRALLPPRRESAMPDTVPTEQFPDGDYEISEVGPDHSVSRRP
- a CDS encoding MFS transporter; the encoded protein is MSTGDNTSPPPKAGAREWIGLAVLALPTVLLALDFTVLHLALPHLAEDLRPSNTQQLWILDIYGFMIAGFLITMGTLGDRIGRRRLLMIGAMAFGAASVAAAYAPTAETLIVARALLGIAGATLMPSTLSLISNMFHDPKQRGFAIAVWLSCFSAGGAVGPMIGGVMLQWFWWGSVFLMGVPVMLLLLVLGPLLLPEYRAPEAGRLDLVSVALSLAALLPVIYGLKEIADVGWAPVPMVAIAGGVFFGWLFVRRQRRLDDPLMDLQLFRNRAFSGALIGMLLGILTLGAFVLLFAQYLQLVLDLSSVQAGLWMMPYAVANVAGAMVAPALAARMPAPYAIAGGLLLSALGYVMFGQADAASGGLTWAVVGSLLVTFGLSPLMVLTIDLIVASAPREKSGAASSMSETCSEMGMALGVATLGSVGVAVYRFLIEDSIPADVPPQAAEAARDSLASTAAVAEELPSATAAALLDASREAFLAGLSAVSYTNALVVVGLAVLVVTVLRGRQSTDETPEEPGPAAPERETATEAP
- a CDS encoding NADPH-dependent FMN reductase; protein product: MAEQRLRVVVIIGSIREGRFGPTAAEWFASLARQRDDIEVDVIDLAQAWLPEVLPEDHGHRPKAVRDLAPWLAAADAFVVVTPEYNHSFPASLKNAIDWFYSEWHAKPVGFVSYGGRTGGMHAVEQLRLVFTEVEAVTVRAAVSLRNYWEQLDGDGKLVGHEDLDSAARTMLDRLVWWAEALRAHRTIRPYGT